The region ATTGGAAAGCGCACCTGTAGGAGTGGTTAAGCAGAAACGAAAACGAAGGGTTCGTCTGATTGTTTCTCCTTTCCCCGCAAAACAAAGGGGAAGTCGAGATTTTTTCTTCAAGTCTTCTGCTCAAACCCCCTTGACTTTTGGTTTACAGCCTTAACTTGTCACCAATGGTCTCCCCCTCTCCCTTCCCCCATTATGGTGAAACCTACTCTCCTATTTCGGTTCACCTCACTGTTTTTTTCTCTTTCGGTTTGCCAAGATAAAAATTGAACTAAGAGGCTATGCAAAGCAGTGTAAATGGTGAATAACCTTTAGGAGGTGAAAGCGCTATGGCACTTGCACGCTGGAGTCCTACGGCTGATATGGAACTTTTCCGTCGTCAAATGGATCGCCTCTTTGATGAAATGACCGGCGATCGCAGCGGCGCATTTGATCTCCAAGAATGGAATCCCGCGATCGAGCTAAATGACGCTGGGGAAAACCTCATGCTAAAAGCGCAACTACCGGGTCTTAATCCTGATGACATATGTTACTGTCAACCGCGATTCTGTAACCATTAGTGGCGAATATCGCCATGAAAATCAGAATGAGCACAGCTATGATTCTGAGTTCCAAATATGGTAAGTTTAGCCGTACCATTGGCTTACCCGTTGGGATCAAACAAGATCAGGTAGAAGCGGATTACAGTAATGGTATCCTCAGTCTACGTCTACCGAAAGTGGAAGATGCAGTGAACCACAAGGTAAAAATTAACCTCGGTGGTCAGTCTAACCAAGCCATCGCAGGAAGCCAACAGTCGTAAAGCGATGACCTCTTAAGTGATTAATTTCTCCCCTCTTCCCAAGCGCAGAGGGGGTATTTTACTGATTTTGTCTTTCTCCACTCTACATTTTCTTTTTACCTAAATATTGCTCAGCGCTTCATCCCATTGAAACCGAATCGCATTATTGCAGCTGTTCTCGCAGTTGAGTTTGTGCCGTTTCTAGGGCTTCTGTTAACTTCGAGGCATCTTTCCCGCCCGCTTGGGCAAGATTAGGGCGTCCACCACCGCCACCACCGCAAATTTTAGCAATACCGCCAATAAATTTACCGGCTTGTAAGCCTTTTTCATTCACTTTCGGGCTAAACGCGGCAACTAAACTGACTTTTCCTTCAGCGGGAACGGATCCTAAGACCACAGCTGCTTCCCCTAGTTTTTGTTGTAAACGTTCCGCTGCCGTTTGTAGGGCTTTGGCGTCCATTGCTTCGACTTGAGTAACTAAGAGTTGGAACTCTCCCACGGCTTCGGCTTGCGCTAAGAGTTGATCCGACTTGGCAAGGGCGAGTTCTTGTTTCGCTGCTTCCAGTTGTTTTTGCGTTTGTTTGAGTTCCGACTGCAAGTTTTCAATGCGTTGCGGCACTTCTTCCGGTTGGACTTTGAAGTGGGTGCTGAGATCGCGCACAATTTTTTCGCGCAGGTTAAGATATTCGAGAACTGCGGGACCGGCGACCGCTTCAATCCGCCGCACACCGGAAGAGATACCGGTTTCGGAGATGATTTTAAACAGTCCAATTTCAGCGGTGTTGTTAACGTGGGTGCCACCACATAATTCCATGGAAACACCGGGTACATCAATCACTCGAACTACATCATCATATTTTTCCCCAAACATCGCGATCGCGCCTTTTTCTTTGGCTTCATCAAAGGGCATCACATCCGATTGCGTATCATGGGCTTCGGCAATCCAAGTATTGATAGTATCTTCCACTTGTTGCAATTCTTCCCGGGTAATTTGACGCGGACAGTTGAAGTCAAACCGTAAGCGGTCAAAGGCGACTAAAGAACCTGCTTGCGAGACAGAGGGATCAATGATTTGTTTGAGGGCGGCTTGCAGCAGGTGCGTTGCCGTATGATGGGCTTGGGCGCGACGGCGACAAGCACGATCAATGGTTGCAGTGAGGGTATCGCCCACGCGGATGATTCCTCGTTCAATGCGTCCGATATGGACATAAATGCTGGACTCTTTCTGCACATCTTCAATGCGCACTAAGAGATTATCCCCAGAGAGATAACCGCGATCGCCAATTTGTCCGCCCGATTCGGCATAGAATGGGGTTTGATTGAGCACTAGTTGCACCTGATCGCCAGCTTCTGCTTCTTGCACCGTTTTCCCTTGCACTAACACGGCTTCCACTCTCGCTGTAGCGTGAGGATCTGTATAGCCGAGAAATTCGGTGGGATGAACCGTTTGCGCCAACTTGTCTAAACTGCCTTGTACCATTAAATCAATAGTTTCGTGTGCGGCTTGCGATCGTTGCCGTTGTTTTTCCATTTCTTGTTCAAAGCCATCGAGATCCACGGTTAACCCTTTTTCTTCGGCAATTTCTTGGGTTAACTCTAAGGGGAAGCCGTAGGTATCGTAAAGAACAAAGGCATCTTCCCCAGAGATCTGTTGACCGTCTTTTTGCAAAATTTCTCCTAACAGTTTCTCACCTCGTTCTAGAGTTTCTAAGAAACGGGACTCTTCTCGCTGCAGTTCTTGTTTAATTAGCTTCTCGCCTTCGCGCAAGTTGGAGTAATGTTCTTCCATTAGAGAAATTGCCGTTTCGGCAACATCTTGGGTAAATTCTCTAGTGATGCCTAACAAGCGACCATGACGCACCACACGACGAATGAGACGGCGCAAAATGTAGCCTCGTCCCAGGTTAGAAGCAGTTATACCATCCGCGATCATATGAACGACCGCCCGGACATGGTCGCCAATGACTTTCAGGGAAACTTGTTGTTTTTCATCCGCTTGCGCATAATCTAAGTTCGCAATTTCCGCAGCGGTTTTAATAATCGGGAAAATGAGGTCAGTTTCATAGTTATTCGGGACTTGTTGCAAAATTTGTGCCATGCGTTCCAATCCCAAACCGGTATCAATATTTTGATTTTGCAACGGCGTTAAATTGCCTTCACTATCCCGATTGAATTGCATAAAAACGAGATTATAAAACTCAATGAAGCGAGAATCGTCTTCTAAATCAATGTCTTGGTCGCCTAACTCGGGATGAAAATCGTAGTAAATCTCGGAACAGGGACCACAAGGACCGGTGGGACCCGCAGCCCAAAAATTATCTTCTTCGCCCATCCGTTGGATGCGATGGGGGGCAACGCCAATTTTATCCCGCCAAATGGCAAAGGCTTCTTCATCTTCTCTATAGACACTGGGGATTAACCGTTCTGGGTCTAAACCAAACGCTTTTGTCGAAAGTTCCCACGCCCATTGAATGGCTTCTTCTTTAAAGTAGTCGCCAAAGCTGAAGTTACCTAACATCTCAAAGAAGGTATGGTGACGCTTAGTGCGTCCGACATTCTCAATATCGTTAGTGCGGATACACTTTTGGGATGTTGTCGCGCGATTGTAGGGAGCGGTTTTTTGTCCCAAAAAGATGGGTTTAAATGGCAGCATTCCCGCAATGGTCAGTAAAACCGTGGGGTCTTCTGGAACGAGAGACGCACTGGGTAAGACTTCATGTCCGCGCTGTGCATAAAAATCTAAAAAAGTTTGGCGAATTTGATTACCGCTGAGATATTGAGGAGAGTTAGGCATTAGTCCTTATTTAATATCAGTTACAACACGACTCATCATTACTTCTTCTATTGTAAAATTTTGTCTTCACAGAAAGCGACGGGTGAAGCCCAACCATACCTATAATTTTTTCCTAAACCCGGTCAGCAATTCTTATTGCATTCAACTTGAAAAGTAGTTGGTGTTGCCATTAATCAATGTGCGGAAGGAGCAATAAAGAGAAATTAATCTCTACTTAGGTTCTCCGTAATCTTACCTTCGTAGAATTGTCACAGTCTGTATCTCTAATATTGCAATCTAATCCTTTCGAGGAGATTTCTCGTTATGTCTACCTTCCGTGTTAACCCCTATTTGCAACAACCCTCTAGTGATGGAATGTATTTGACTTGGTTTACTGAAGAGGATACTTCAGGAGAACTGACGATCACGGGACCCGGATTAGAGAGTCCCTTAAGCTTCACAAGCGATCCGACATTTGAGCCTGTCTTAAGTTATACTTCTGCTGAAGCAAATCAAGAGATTGATGGACTCGAACAAGGTTCATGGTTATTAGGAAACGAAAACTATAAGCACACGGTTGATGTCAGCGGTTTATTGCCCGATAGCACCTATGAATATACGGTCACAGTCGGCGATCGCGTGTTTGAATCGAGTTTTGAAACAGCACCAACCTCCCAAGACTGGGATCAAGTTCGCTTTGTTGCCCTTTCCGATAGCGAAACGGAACCTCGGGGTCGCGTCCGTCAGCGGGATTGGCAAGAAGGTGCGCAAGACGCTGAATCGGTTGGGCGTCCCAGTTTAGAAGATAGTCTCTGGGCAGAAACTTTAGGCGTTAGCGGCGATCGCCTTAACTATCCCCTGACCGAAAATGTGGGCTATCGCAACAATCTCGAAATCATTAACAGTCGAGAACCCGATTTCATGGTCATGCCGGGAGATTTAGTGCAAGGCGGCGGTTATCAGCCCGGTTGGGATGAGTTCTTCCGTCACAATGCCGGTGAGTTTGATAGCGGTCTTTCCGACTATCCGATTTTACCGGCGCTGGGAAACTGGGAAAACTTTGGCGCTCTCAATGGCGGATATGGAACCGACGAAGCAGGACGCTTCGGACCTAAATTGGGTCATGATAAATTTCATGCCTACTTCGATGCGCCGCCTAATGGCACCCCTGAGCACCAGGATAATTATTATCGCATTGACTATGGTCCAATCACGATTCTCACCCTTGACAGTTCCAATGGGGAACCCGACGACAGTAGAGATAACTATGGTGGGGAAGGACAACCGCCACAAATTAGCGGTCGGGAATTTACTGAACCGGGAACGGATACCCAAGAAAACTTTACTCGCGAGCAGTATGAAGCAGCAGGAGGAACCGATTTAGCTGATTTTAACCCGAGTAGTCCCCAATGGAACTGGGTGATCGAGCAGCTAGAAGAGGCAAGAGAACAAGGTCAAATTATTTTTGCCCAATTCCACCATGTTCCCTATTCCAGCGGAACCCACGGTCTACCGATGAATCATGAAGATTCTTCGGGTCAAGGGGGAACACCGCTGCGGAAATATCACGCGCTTTTTGAAGAGTATGAAGTGGCAGCAGTTTTCTCCGGTCATAGTGAAATGTTTGAGCGCAGTTTCGTTGATGAAGATGGCGACGGGATTGGAGTTAATTACTACGATGTGGGTGTTGCTGGCGATGGCATGCGAGGAGAACGTCAAACGGATGACGGAGAACTCCTTAGCTATAATCAGTTTAGTCAGTGGACCGCTGACCAAAGGGAACCAGAACTCTGGGAAGAAGTCGATGGCGTTCTCCAAAATGTTGCCGGCGGGAAGCACTATGGTCACCTAGAAATCAACCTGGAACAGACGGGCGAAGGGTCCGCAGCAGAAATTACTCTCACCCCTGTCTATAGCTTCCCTATTCTTGATTCCAATTATGAGTTAGTCGATACCGAGCGCCGAGTTTATGGCGATGAAATCACGATCCGAACCAATGCCGATGGCACCTTGGCCGATTCAGGAATCGGAGGGTTAACCCAACTCAACACCTTTGAAACCGGATTCATTGATGACCAGAGCCCGCTAACGATTCCCAGCACTGACCCAGCCGGAATCGCTTTCTACGAGCCATCAGGCAATCTGTTCATTGCCGATTCCGAAATTGCCGAGTTGGACATTTTTCCCGACACCATCTCGTTCAATCTCTTTGAAGTTACCCCCGATGGGCAAACCTTAGTACGGGCTTTTGACCTCACCGACGAAGCAACTACGGGTGCAGTCAATGACGAGCCCACTGGCATTGCCTACGATGCTGAGAATGATCGCTTCTACATCAGTAACGATAATACCGAGAGCATCTTCAGCTACGAATTACAAGGAGATACCTTTGTCGTCGAAGACGAAATTGGAATTGATGACTTCCCGGCTAACTTGCCAGGCATAACGGGGGATTTTGAGGGCATTTCGATCAACCCCAACACCGGGTTGATTTATTCAGTGGATGGCAGCGGTCAAGCGGTGGTTGTCTTGGAATACCAGAACAACAGCTTCCAGTTTGTCGATAGCTTCGAGCTAAACACGGCTGAGGAAACTTTTGTCAGCGACCCTGAGGGCATGGCAGTTGATCCGGCGACGGGGAATCTCTTTGTGGTTTCGGAAGTGGA is a window of Cyanobacteria bacterium GSL.Bin1 DNA encoding:
- the alaS gene encoding alanine--tRNA ligase, which codes for MPNSPQYLSGNQIRQTFLDFYAQRGHEVLPSASLVPEDPTVLLTIAGMLPFKPIFLGQKTAPYNRATTSQKCIRTNDIENVGRTKRHHTFFEMLGNFSFGDYFKEEAIQWAWELSTKAFGLDPERLIPSVYREDEEAFAIWRDKIGVAPHRIQRMGEEDNFWAAGPTGPCGPCSEIYYDFHPELGDQDIDLEDDSRFIEFYNLVFMQFNRDSEGNLTPLQNQNIDTGLGLERMAQILQQVPNNYETDLIFPIIKTAAEIANLDYAQADEKQQVSLKVIGDHVRAVVHMIADGITASNLGRGYILRRLIRRVVRHGRLLGITREFTQDVAETAISLMEEHYSNLREGEKLIKQELQREESRFLETLERGEKLLGEILQKDGQQISGEDAFVLYDTYGFPLELTQEIAEEKGLTVDLDGFEQEMEKQRQRSQAAHETIDLMVQGSLDKLAQTVHPTEFLGYTDPHATARVEAVLVQGKTVQEAEAGDQVQLVLNQTPFYAESGGQIGDRGYLSGDNLLVRIEDVQKESSIYVHIGRIERGIIRVGDTLTATIDRACRRRAQAHHTATHLLQAALKQIIDPSVSQAGSLVAFDRLRFDFNCPRQITREELQQVEDTINTWIAEAHDTQSDVMPFDEAKEKGAIAMFGEKYDDVVRVIDVPGVSMELCGGTHVNNTAEIGLFKIISETGISSGVRRIEAVAGPAVLEYLNLREKIVRDLSTHFKVQPEEVPQRIENLQSELKQTQKQLEAAKQELALAKSDQLLAQAEAVGEFQLLVTQVEAMDAKALQTAAERLQQKLGEAAVVLGSVPAEGKVSLVAAFSPKVNEKGLQAGKFIGGIAKICGGGGGGRPNLAQAGGKDASKLTEALETAQTQLREQLQ